In one Mycobacterium sp. NBC_00419 genomic region, the following are encoded:
- a CDS encoding non-ribosomal peptide synthetase — MTDTLEAERLELLRRRLAQRGLRAKPAAVDPAAMTDSQRRLWFVHSIDSTGAVLNVCVSYRLTGELDQARLRDAINRVAARHQVLHSTYHTGPDGEPQITLRHNLTPAWTEHDLSGLGQQARRLRLEVIAQRAFSTPFDLTADAPLRTTLARLSATEHVLLLTAHHIAWDDASWRVFFSDLTRAYQGVALESAPPAPAPATEQDHADLDYWRTVLADPPEPLELPGPRGSVVPQSWRADRCVAPLSAATVDAVTDLARETGATPYAVLLAAFSAVVHRYTHAEDFLVAAPVLNRTSDDVIGYHGNTVAMRMRPSRWVTFRDLVGAAGEATRGAFAHQRVNLDRVVRELNPDRRHGVERMARVGFGMREPDGHGFCPDGIRCERADLRGQYAQLPMGFMVEFSGDGAQVEAEYLTEVLDDDLARRLLDSFTVLLSDALARPDSALADLQVLGAEDAGRLDRMSRGDEFACPPETLGSLIAQRAAMQPDETAVVYDGRHYSYREINAEANRIAHRLIAAGIGAEDTVAVLLGKSPELVTTALGIVKAGGVYLPVDPEYPAERIAHILADADPAMVVREPISGIGSFPATDPAPADLVRPLTPANTAYLIYTSGSTGLPKGVPVPHAPVADYFRWFQQEYGIGPDDRLLQVASPSFDVSIGEIFGILVQGARLVIPRPDGLRDIGYLTDLLRREAITAMHFVPSLLALFLSLPGVEQWRTLRRVPIGGEALPGELADKFHATFDALLHNFYGPTETVLNATRFKVEGRQGTGTVPIGTPKINTRIHLLDDALRPVPVGVIGEIYIGGTHLAHGYHRRAALTAERFVADPFTSGGRLYRSGDLARRNSDGDLEFVGRADEQVKIRGFRIELGEVAAAIAVDPSVANAVVVTAELQQLGKSLVAYLTPAGEAVQIDRVKARVAAALPDYMVPAAYVVIDQIPVTANGKLDRAALPDAEIGPVARYRAPATATERSIVALFARTLGVDEVGCDDSFFELGGHSLLATKLVAAIRAASGVELGMREVFERGTPGEIAALVDCRRQTQTAPSRPVPVAPGDEAEPCALSAAQLRSWFQYRVDGPSPVNNVPFAARLTGPCDLDALTAAVGDVIARHEILRTVYREVDGVAHQVAEPVDAVVVRRLTGSGEPWLTTQLDAERNHCFDLEAQWPIRVAVLTTGDESVLSMVVHHIAADHWSAGVLFTDLLTAYRARRHTGCPPPWDPLPLQYRHYAGWQAQLLSDLAATGTQRDYWTTQLEGLPEDTGLRPDLPRPPVAGGPAASMPLRVDAETRQRLVALSRELGVTEFMLLQAAVSVVLHKSGGGDDIPLGTPVAGRTHAEFDSLVGFFVNILVLRNDLSGNPTLRDIMVRSREMALAAYAHQDLPFDRVVDAVNPVRSLSRNPLFGVVVHVREELPENQIIDSGPDGDTVFSALEPTFDIAHADLSVNFFVGDDGYRGHVIYRTELYHPATAHRFTGWLRRVIDAFATGPDTRLRDLVLLDDAEQAAILARSRGPVSPADRPRTVPQLLEANRPHDTSRVAVRCGDQQIDYAELHRRSDRFGHLLAGRGVGPGSLVGMSMRRGIDMVVALVGIMKAGAGFFPLDPGYPAARKQAMLDDVGPAVVVVTADAARTMPPAAGLTVISMEDAAVRAELGSTDPQATLPPPRPDDPMYLMFTSGSTGKPKGVVGTHRAMSTRLSWQVRHYPVAGRDIRLAQAPMTFLEGCIETLAGLCAGATLILADDTEHRDAEALAAMIEKNSVEQVTAVASLAAALVDCAPGAVRSLQRLVCCGEPVSAALLDRLSRCVGPEHPGELLNAIGATETSGALVRGPLEAPVPKIGVPMEGSQVYLLDDALRPVPVGVVGELYYAGEQLARGYWKQPRLTATRFVANPYAAEAGARFYRSGDRGRWTEDGRLEFVGRTDHQVKVRGFRVELAEVEAALKQADGVAVAAARTWDGPGGTALAGYVVADHPVADPAAFTAAVRSSVAATLPGYMVPATISVLSAMPKTESGKLNRPGLPRPEVHTTGQREPARGHTERAVAAVMGELLDVAGIGRDDEFFALGGDSILSVQLASRLRAKGFQVQPRMIFEHPTVASLAERIDATRESGESTDPQDMRHPPMTVSGLSAGDLDALRSSWSQDRPS, encoded by the coding sequence ATGACTGACACCCTCGAGGCCGAGCGGCTGGAACTGTTGCGCCGCAGGCTCGCCCAGCGTGGCCTGCGTGCGAAGCCCGCCGCCGTGGACCCCGCGGCGATGACCGACAGCCAACGCCGCCTGTGGTTCGTCCACTCCATCGACAGCACCGGGGCCGTGCTGAACGTCTGCGTGTCCTACCGGCTGACCGGCGAGCTCGACCAGGCTCGGCTGCGTGACGCGATCAATCGCGTGGCCGCGCGGCATCAGGTGCTGCACAGTACGTATCACACCGGTCCGGACGGTGAGCCGCAGATCACGTTGCGGCACAACCTGACACCCGCCTGGACCGAACACGACCTGTCCGGTCTGGGCCAACAGGCGCGCCGGCTTCGACTCGAGGTCATCGCACAGCGGGCCTTCAGCACCCCGTTCGACCTCACCGCCGACGCGCCGCTACGCACGACGTTGGCACGGCTGAGTGCCACCGAACATGTTCTGCTGCTCACCGCGCATCACATCGCCTGGGACGACGCGTCGTGGCGGGTGTTCTTCAGCGACCTGACCCGGGCCTACCAGGGCGTGGCCCTCGAGTCTGCGCCCCCGGCGCCAGCCCCGGCGACGGAACAGGACCACGCGGACCTGGACTACTGGCGCACCGTGCTCGCCGATCCGCCCGAGCCGCTCGAACTGCCGGGTCCCAGGGGTTCGGTGGTCCCGCAGTCGTGGCGGGCCGACAGGTGCGTCGCTCCGCTGAGCGCCGCGACCGTCGACGCCGTGACCGACCTCGCGCGCGAGACGGGTGCGACACCGTATGCCGTTCTGCTGGCGGCATTCTCGGCTGTAGTGCACCGATACACCCACGCGGAGGACTTCCTGGTCGCCGCACCGGTGCTCAACCGAACCTCCGACGATGTCATCGGATACCACGGAAACACCGTGGCGATGCGGATGCGCCCGAGCCGGTGGGTGACCTTTCGCGACCTGGTCGGCGCTGCAGGAGAGGCCACCCGCGGGGCATTCGCCCACCAGCGGGTGAACCTCGACCGGGTGGTGCGCGAACTCAATCCCGACCGTCGCCACGGCGTCGAGCGGATGGCCCGGGTCGGGTTCGGCATGCGCGAGCCCGACGGTCACGGCTTCTGCCCGGACGGCATCCGGTGCGAACGCGCCGACCTGCGCGGCCAGTATGCCCAATTGCCAATGGGTTTCATGGTCGAGTTCAGCGGTGACGGTGCGCAGGTGGAAGCCGAGTACCTCACCGAGGTGCTCGACGACGACCTGGCGCGCCGCCTCCTCGACAGTTTCACCGTGCTGCTCTCCGACGCCCTGGCGCGACCGGATAGCGCCCTGGCAGATCTGCAGGTCCTCGGTGCCGAGGACGCCGGGCGGCTCGACCGGATGTCTCGGGGTGATGAATTCGCCTGCCCGCCAGAAACTCTCGGTTCGTTGATCGCGCAGCGGGCGGCGATGCAGCCGGACGAGACGGCAGTCGTGTACGACGGTCGCCACTACAGCTACCGCGAGATCAACGCCGAAGCCAACCGTATCGCGCACCGGCTGATCGCCGCGGGCATCGGGGCCGAAGACACCGTCGCCGTCCTGCTCGGCAAGTCACCCGAGTTGGTGACCACCGCACTGGGCATCGTCAAAGCGGGCGGTGTCTACCTGCCCGTCGATCCCGAGTATCCCGCCGAGCGAATCGCTCACATCCTCGCCGACGCCGATCCCGCCATGGTTGTCCGGGAACCGATATCAGGAATCGGCAGCTTCCCGGCAACCGACCCGGCTCCCGCTGACCTGGTGCGGCCGCTGACTCCCGCCAACACCGCCTATCTGATCTACACCTCGGGGTCGACCGGACTGCCCAAGGGTGTTCCGGTTCCGCACGCCCCGGTCGCCGACTACTTCCGCTGGTTCCAGCAGGAGTACGGCATCGGTCCCGATGACCGGCTGCTACAGGTCGCCTCACCAAGTTTCGACGTGTCGATCGGCGAGATCTTCGGCATCCTGGTCCAGGGCGCCCGACTGGTGATCCCCCGCCCGGATGGACTGCGCGATATCGGGTATCTCACTGACCTGCTGCGCCGCGAAGCCATCACGGCAATGCACTTCGTCCCGTCGCTGCTGGCGTTGTTCCTGTCGCTGCCCGGCGTGGAGCAGTGGCGCACCCTGCGCCGGGTCCCGATCGGTGGCGAGGCCCTGCCCGGTGAGCTGGCCGACAAGTTCCACGCCACCTTCGACGCACTGCTGCACAACTTCTACGGCCCCACCGAGACGGTGCTGAACGCCACCCGGTTCAAGGTCGAAGGCCGGCAGGGCACCGGGACGGTGCCGATCGGCACGCCGAAGATCAACACCCGGATCCATCTGCTCGACGACGCCCTGCGACCCGTTCCGGTCGGGGTGATCGGTGAGATCTACATCGGTGGAACACATCTGGCCCACGGATATCACCGCAGGGCCGCCCTGACAGCGGAGCGCTTCGTCGCCGACCCGTTCACATCCGGCGGGCGGCTCTATCGTTCGGGCGACCTCGCCCGGCGAAACAGCGACGGCGACCTCGAGTTCGTCGGTCGTGCCGACGAGCAGGTGAAGATCCGCGGTTTCCGTATCGAACTGGGGGAGGTCGCGGCAGCTATTGCCGTGGATCCCAGTGTCGCCAATGCGGTCGTCGTCACCGCCGAACTACAGCAACTCGGCAAGAGCCTGGTCGCGTATCTGACGCCTGCCGGGGAAGCCGTGCAGATCGACCGGGTCAAAGCCCGGGTCGCCGCCGCACTGCCCGACTACATGGTCCCGGCGGCGTATGTCGTCATCGACCAGATTCCGGTGACCGCCAACGGCAAGCTCGATCGGGCGGCCCTGCCGGATGCGGAGATCGGACCGGTGGCGCGGTACCGGGCGCCGGCGACCGCGACCGAACGCAGCATCGTCGCGCTGTTCGCCAGGACCCTCGGAGTCGACGAGGTTGGCTGTGACGACTCGTTCTTCGAGCTCGGTGGGCACTCGCTGCTGGCGACCAAACTCGTCGCAGCGATTCGCGCCGCCAGCGGAGTGGAACTCGGTATGCGCGAGGTGTTCGAACGCGGCACACCGGGGGAGATCGCCGCGCTGGTCGATTGCCGGCGGCAGACGCAGACCGCGCCGAGCAGGCCCGTGCCCGTCGCTCCCGGTGACGAGGCCGAGCCGTGCGCTTTATCGGCAGCGCAGCTGCGGAGCTGGTTCCAGTACCGGGTCGACGGACCCAGCCCGGTCAACAACGTCCCCTTCGCCGCCCGCCTCACCGGGCCGTGCGACCTCGATGCGCTCACCGCCGCGGTGGGCGACGTGATCGCCCGCCACGAGATTCTGCGCACCGTCTACCGGGAGGTCGACGGCGTCGCCCACCAGGTCGCCGAACCCGTCGACGCCGTGGTGGTCCGGCGCCTCACCGGAAGCGGCGAGCCCTGGCTGACAACCCAACTCGATGCCGAACGCAACCACTGCTTCGATCTGGAAGCGCAGTGGCCGATCCGCGTCGCGGTGCTGACCACCGGCGACGAGTCCGTGCTGTCGATGGTGGTACACCACATCGCCGCCGATCACTGGTCGGCCGGCGTGCTGTTCACCGACCTGCTCACCGCCTACCGCGCACGGCGGCACACCGGATGTCCGCCGCCCTGGGACCCGCTGCCACTGCAATACCGCCACTACGCGGGTTGGCAGGCCCAGCTGCTGTCCGACCTCGCGGCGACCGGAACGCAACGGGACTACTGGACCACCCAACTCGAGGGTCTGCCGGAGGACACCGGACTGCGGCCGGATCTCCCGCGCCCGCCGGTGGCCGGCGGGCCGGCGGCCTCGATGCCGTTGCGCGTCGACGCCGAAACCCGGCAGCGTCTCGTCGCACTGAGTCGTGAGCTCGGTGTCACCGAGTTCATGCTCCTGCAGGCCGCAGTCTCGGTCGTCCTGCACAAGTCCGGCGGCGGTGACGACATCCCGCTCGGCACGCCGGTGGCCGGTCGCACCCACGCCGAATTCGATTCTCTGGTGGGATTTTTCGTCAACATCCTGGTCCTGCGCAATGACCTGTCGGGCAATCCCACGCTGCGCGACATCATGGTGCGGTCCCGAGAGATGGCGCTGGCCGCCTACGCCCATCAGGACCTCCCGTTCGACCGGGTTGTCGATGCCGTCAACCCGGTGCGGTCACTGTCGCGCAACCCGCTGTTCGGCGTCGTCGTCCACGTCCGCGAGGAACTGCCGGAGAACCAGATCATCGACTCCGGACCCGACGGAGACACCGTATTCTCAGCGCTGGAGCCGACATTCGACATCGCCCATGCCGATCTGAGCGTGAACTTCTTCGTCGGCGACGACGGCTATCGCGGTCACGTCATCTACCGCACCGAGCTGTACCACCCGGCGACCGCGCACCGGTTCACCGGCTGGCTGCGCCGAGTGATCGACGCATTCGCCACCGGTCCCGATACCCGGCTCCGTGACCTGGTCCTGCTCGACGACGCCGAACAGGCCGCAATTCTCGCCCGCAGTCGGGGTCCCGTCTCACCCGCCGACCGGCCACGGACGGTTCCGCAGCTTCTGGAGGCGAACCGGCCGCACGACACGAGCCGCGTTGCCGTCCGGTGCGGCGACCAACAGATCGACTACGCCGAGCTGCATCGCCGTTCGGACCGTTTCGGCCATCTCCTCGCCGGCCGTGGTGTCGGCCCCGGATCGCTGGTGGGTATGTCGATGCGCCGCGGCATCGACATGGTGGTCGCACTCGTGGGCATCATGAAGGCCGGCGCCGGCTTCTTCCCACTCGATCCCGGCTATCCCGCCGCCCGCAAGCAGGCCATGCTCGACGACGTCGGCCCGGCAGTCGTGGTCGTGACCGCCGACGCCGCCCGCACGATGCCACCGGCAGCCGGGCTCACCGTGATCTCGATGGAGGATGCGGCAGTCCGGGCGGAGCTGGGCTCCACCGATCCGCAGGCCACTCTGCCGCCGCCGCGCCCGGACGACCCGATGTACCTGATGTTCACCTCGGGCTCGACGGGCAAACCCAAAGGCGTGGTGGGAACACACCGCGCCATGAGCACCAGACTGTCCTGGCAGGTCCGGCACTACCCGGTGGCAGGGCGGGACATTCGGCTGGCACAGGCGCCGATGACCTTCCTGGAAGGCTGTATCGAGACGCTGGCGGGACTGTGCGCAGGCGCCACCCTGATCCTCGCCGACGACACCGAACACCGCGACGCCGAAGCCCTGGCGGCAATGATCGAGAAGAATTCGGTCGAACAGGTCACCGCCGTCGCGAGTTTGGCTGCTGCCCTTGTGGACTGCGCACCGGGGGCGGTCCGCTCATTGCAGCGCCTTGTCTGCTGCGGAGAACCAGTGAGTGCCGCTTTGCTGGATCGGCTTTCCAGGTGCGTCGGGCCCGAACACCCCGGTGAGCTGCTGAACGCGATCGGCGCAACCGAGACATCCGGGGCGCTGGTGCGCGGCCCGCTTGAGGCGCCCGTCCCGAAAATCGGTGTGCCGATGGAAGGGTCACAGGTATACCTGCTCGACGACGCACTCAGACCGGTTCCGGTCGGCGTGGTCGGCGAGCTGTACTACGCCGGTGAGCAATTGGCCCGGGGCTACTGGAAGCAGCCGCGCCTGACTGCCACCCGGTTCGTCGCCAACCCCTATGCCGCCGAGGCCGGCGCCCGTTTCTACCGCAGCGGTGACCGCGGGCGGTGGACCGAGGACGGCAGGCTGGAGTTCGTCGGCAGAACCGACCACCAGGTCAAGGTGCGGGGCTTCCGCGTCGAACTCGCCGAAGTCGAGGCTGCGCTCAAGCAGGCCGACGGTGTGGCAGTCGCGGCCGCGCGCACCTGGGACGGCCCAGGCGGTACCGCCCTGGCTGGGTATGTGGTCGCCGATCATCCGGTGGCCGATCCCGCTGCATTCACCGCCGCGGTGCGGAGCTCGGTGGCGGCCACGCTGCCGGGTTACATGGTGCCCGCGACGATCTCGGTCCTGTCGGCGATGCCGAAGACAGAGTCCGGCAAGCTCAATCGACCAGGTCTGCCGCGGCCCGAGGTTCACACGACAGGGCAGCGCGAGCCGGCCAGAGGCCACACCGAACGCGCCGTGGCCGCGGTGATGGGCGAACTTCTGGATGTCGCCGGGATCGGGCGTGACGACGAGTTCTTCGCTCTCGGCGGTGACAGCATCCTCTCGGTGCAGTTGGCTTCCCGGCTGCGCGCCAAGGGATTCCAGGTCCAACCGAGGATGATCTTCGAACATCCGACCGTCGCGTCACTGGCCGAGAGGATCGACGCAACCCGGGAGTCGGGTGAGAGCACCGACCCGCAGGACATGCGACACCCGCCGATGACGGTCTCCGGCCTGTCGGCCGGTGATCTGGACGCGCTGAGGTCGTCATGGTCACAGGATCGGCCGTCGTGA
- a CDS encoding amino acid adenylation domain-containing protein encodes MVTGSAVVTATDIEDVLALSPLQLGLFSHATLLGPRTDDPYVIAMSADITGPLDVTLLRDCAATMLSRHPNLRVSFWHDDLPRPVQIVPATVDVPWRHVGTTADQARGIEEAERGRPFDLARGPLIRFLLLELPDQNWRLVITAHHIVIDGWSLPVFISELLTLYRHGGKPDTLAPPRLYRDYIGWLAERDPRADERVWRQHLSGMPGPTLLSAALGSPGAGLPTRTGITLPDDDTEHLAAAARARGLTLNTVLQLAWALILSRLTGRDDVVFGVTVSGRPPELTGVETMVGLFINTIPLRVRVNPNHTVAQHCSNLQREAAELRDHSYLTHAELRSLAGVGEMFDSLLVYESFPPGDVVGGQEFTAGSVCFRPAAMESLTHFPVTVAAHRSGAGLTLMVEVTDGALGSMTPDGLGRRILSVMRDLVEGWDAPLGQVSIVLDGETAGRAEATRSAPEFSGGVAERFARTAAEHGDSIALRWSGGELRYRELDERSDRLAGLLAEAGVGRETPVAIRLPRGGDYVIAMLGVLKAGGMYVPLEPAMPPARMRSMMAQCGATVVVDENTMAAARHAPRLRVPALPDQAAYVVFTSGTTGEPKGVIGTHRALLAYIDDHADRMLGPAAERLGRPLRIGHAWSFAFDAAWQPLAGLLSGHSVHIVDEDDRRDADALVRIIGQHGIDMLDVTPSLFGHLRQAGLLEATDLRVLALGGEAVGSADWDDIRKSCAAGVLAAHNCYGPTEATVEAVVAAIGDHEAPVIGHPTRGTDCLVLDAWLHPVPDGVVGELYLAGHQLTRGYLGRPAETATRFVATAGGRRMYRTGDLVRRNTDGAVVFVGRADAQIQVRGHRVEPGEIEAVLAALPGVRQVHVAVHREAAGPRLVAYLVGEVTVPDLRAELRNRLPRYMRPHRVIVVDTIPLTTNGKVDDVALAAMVSPEDTAAPPCTPTEIALGRAIAELLNLEEVDIDADLLELGLDSIVALSVVQTARRGGLSLPARLIQESATLRELAAAVDRGAADESVSGPEPQGPVPALPNVHWLYEHGDPRRLAQVQVVPLPDGTGAERLRSLLNVSAATHEMLRSRIDLSTMTFRADGPGTIPLTEIEVAGDPAAATAEHAGPAIERLDPQQGRLVEALWLHRRAEAGVLVLVAHVLAMDPASWRIVLGELAAGLQAPTGLEPMPERVSYRRWAHHAAGRVAALDTVDFWLAQLEGEDPALGARRIRPGMDRAGDVHITVTATEAEVTAQLLRGRRPIQDALADACARMVDRWRAARAQRAVVPLLALETHGRAGGADDTVGLLSAIYPLRVQPGQPMPEIDGRAGDYALLRYWRADTAERLRGLREPQILLNYLGRLDGLPATGDTLPADLLTVPEPNAAVRHELTLIVAVSGGRLLTQWRTIADIFSQRDVAELQTMWQTALCEVVR; translated from the coding sequence ATGGTCACAGGATCGGCCGTCGTGACGGCCACTGATATCGAGGACGTCCTGGCCCTATCACCGCTACAGCTGGGCCTCTTCTCCCACGCCACCCTGCTCGGGCCCCGCACCGACGATCCGTATGTCATCGCGATGTCCGCCGATATCACGGGTCCGCTCGATGTCACCCTGCTTCGGGATTGCGCGGCAACGATGTTGAGCCGTCACCCCAACCTGCGGGTCAGCTTCTGGCACGACGACCTGCCCCGCCCCGTCCAGATCGTGCCCGCCACCGTCGACGTGCCATGGCGCCACGTCGGTACGACGGCTGACCAGGCGCGAGGGATCGAAGAGGCCGAACGCGGCCGGCCGTTCGATCTGGCTCGCGGACCGTTGATCCGATTCCTGCTGCTCGAGCTACCGGACCAGAACTGGCGCCTGGTCATCACCGCACACCACATCGTGATCGACGGCTGGTCGCTGCCGGTGTTCATCAGCGAACTGCTCACGCTGTACCGCCACGGCGGCAAACCCGACACGCTCGCGCCCCCGCGGTTGTACCGGGACTACATCGGCTGGCTGGCCGAGCGCGACCCGCGCGCCGACGAACGGGTGTGGCGCCAACATCTTTCGGGGATGCCGGGGCCGACACTGTTGTCAGCCGCGCTCGGCAGCCCCGGTGCCGGCTTGCCCACCCGCACCGGGATCACCCTGCCCGACGACGACACCGAACACCTCGCCGCCGCCGCCCGAGCCCGTGGGCTCACCCTCAACACCGTGCTGCAGCTGGCGTGGGCGTTGATCCTGTCCCGGCTGACCGGCCGTGATGACGTCGTCTTCGGTGTCACCGTGTCCGGCCGTCCCCCGGAGCTGACCGGTGTGGAGACCATGGTCGGCCTGTTCATCAACACCATCCCCCTGCGGGTCAGGGTGAACCCTAACCACACTGTGGCCCAGCACTGTTCGAACCTGCAGCGCGAGGCCGCTGAGTTGCGCGACCACAGCTACCTGACCCACGCCGAGTTGCGTTCCCTGGCAGGGGTTGGGGAGATGTTCGACAGCCTGCTGGTCTACGAGAGCTTTCCACCCGGCGACGTCGTCGGCGGACAGGAGTTCACCGCGGGTTCGGTGTGCTTCCGGCCCGCTGCCATGGAGAGCCTGACGCACTTTCCGGTCACCGTGGCCGCGCACCGTAGCGGTGCGGGCCTGACGTTGATGGTCGAGGTCACCGACGGAGCCCTGGGGTCGATGACCCCCGACGGGCTGGGCAGGAGAATCCTGTCGGTGATGCGCGACCTCGTCGAGGGGTGGGACGCGCCGCTGGGCCAGGTGAGCATCGTGCTCGACGGGGAGACCGCCGGCCGCGCCGAGGCAACTCGGTCAGCTCCCGAGTTCTCCGGCGGCGTCGCTGAACGGTTCGCCAGAACTGCTGCCGAGCATGGTGATTCGATAGCGCTGCGCTGGTCGGGCGGCGAGCTGCGTTACCGGGAGCTCGACGAGCGTTCGGATCGACTGGCCGGGCTGCTCGCCGAGGCGGGCGTCGGTCGTGAGACGCCAGTGGCGATTCGGTTGCCCCGCGGCGGCGACTATGTGATCGCCATGCTGGGTGTGCTCAAGGCCGGTGGCATGTACGTGCCGCTCGAACCCGCCATGCCGCCTGCGCGGATGCGCTCGATGATGGCCCAGTGCGGCGCCACCGTCGTCGTCGACGAGAACACCATGGCCGCTGCACGGCACGCACCGCGACTGCGGGTGCCGGCGTTGCCGGACCAGGCGGCCTACGTGGTGTTCACCTCCGGCACCACCGGAGAACCCAAGGGCGTCATCGGAACTCACCGCGCACTGCTGGCCTACATCGACGACCATGCCGACCGGATGCTGGGGCCGGCGGCCGAGCGCCTGGGTCGCCCTCTGCGGATCGGGCATGCCTGGTCGTTCGCATTCGACGCGGCCTGGCAGCCGCTGGCCGGATTGCTGTCCGGGCACAGCGTGCACATCGTCGACGAGGACGATCGCCGCGACGCCGACGCGCTGGTGCGGATCATCGGTCAGCACGGGATCGACATGCTTGACGTCACGCCGTCGCTGTTCGGCCACCTGCGCCAGGCTGGACTACTGGAGGCCACCGATCTTCGAGTGCTCGCCCTGGGCGGCGAGGCGGTCGGCTCGGCCGACTGGGACGACATCCGCAAGAGCTGCGCCGCGGGTGTGCTGGCGGCCCACAACTGCTACGGCCCCACCGAGGCGACCGTCGAGGCCGTGGTCGCGGCGATCGGCGATCACGAGGCACCCGTCATCGGCCACCCCACCCGTGGAACCGACTGCCTGGTCCTGGACGCCTGGCTGCATCCGGTACCCGACGGTGTGGTGGGCGAACTCTACCTGGCCGGACATCAGCTGACCCGAGGCTATCTGGGCCGCCCTGCCGAGACCGCCACGCGTTTCGTCGCCACCGCCGGCGGTCGCCGAATGTACCGAACCGGTGACCTGGTTCGCCGGAACACCGACGGCGCTGTGGTTTTCGTGGGACGGGCGGACGCTCAGATCCAAGTCCGGGGACATCGCGTCGAGCCGGGCGAGATCGAGGCCGTGCTGGCCGCGCTGCCCGGTGTGCGGCAGGTGCACGTGGCTGTGCACCGTGAGGCGGCGGGTCCGCGGCTGGTCGCCTACCTGGTGGGCGAGGTGACGGTGCCCGACCTACGCGCGGAACTGCGCAACCGGTTGCCGCGCTACATGCGGCCGCATCGGGTGATCGTCGTCGACACCATCCCGCTGACCACCAACGGGAAGGTCGACGACGTGGCACTGGCGGCCATGGTCAGTCCCGAGGACACGGCCGCCCCGCCCTGCACGCCGACCGAGATCGCACTGGGGCGCGCGATCGCAGAGCTACTGAACCTCGAGGAGGTCGACATCGATGCCGATCTCCTGGAACTCGGGCTGGACAGCATCGTCGCGCTGTCCGTGGTCCAGACCGCCCGTCGCGGTGGCCTGTCCCTGCCCGCGCGGCTGATCCAGGAGAGCGCGACGCTTCGTGAACTCGCCGCCGCGGTCGACCGCGGTGCCGCCGACGAGAGTGTTTCCGGTCCGGAGCCGCAAGGGCCGGTTCCCGCGCTGCCCAACGTGCACTGGCTCTACGAGCACGGCGACCCGCGGCGGCTCGCACAGGTGCAGGTGGTACCGCTGCCGGACGGCACCGGCGCCGAGCGACTCCGCTCGCTGCTCAATGTCAGTGCCGCCACACACGAGATGCTGCGCAGCCGGATTGATCTGTCGACCATGACCTTTAGGGCCGACGGGCCGGGGACCATCCCGTTGACCGAGATCGAGGTGGCCGGGGATCCGGCGGCCGCGACCGCCGAACATGCCGGGCCAGCCATCGAACGGCTGGACCCCCAGCAGGGCCGGCTGGTCGAGGCTCTGTGGCTGCACCGGCGTGCCGAGGCCGGCGTGTTGGTGCTCGTCGCACACGTGCTGGCGATGGATCCCGCGTCGTGGCGCATCGTGCTCGGTGAACTCGCGGCGGGCCTGCAGGCTCCCACCGGTCTCGAGCCGATGCCGGAGCGGGTCAGCTACCGCCGATGGGCGCACCACGCTGCCGGTCGGGTGGCCGCTCTGGACACGGTGGACTTCTGGCTGGCGCAACTCGAGGGTGAGGATCCGGCATTGGGCGCCAGACGGATTCGGCCCGGAATGGACCGGGCCGGTGATGTCCACATCACCGTGACCGCCACCGAGGCCGAGGTCACCGCGCAACTGCTCCGCGGCAGGCGGCCGATTCAGGATGCCCTGGCCGATGCCTGCGCGCGGATGGTCGACCGATGGCGGGCAGCTCGCGCGCAGCGTGCCGTTGTCCCGCTGCTCGCACTCGAAACGCACGGCCGTGCCGGCGGCGCCGATGACACCGTGGGGCTGCTCAGCGCCATCTATCCGCTGCGAGTCCAGCCGGGCCAGCCGATGCCGGAGATTGACGGGCGAGCAGGGGATTACGCGCTGCTGCGCTATTGGCGTGCCGACACCGCCGAACGGTTGCGCGGCCTGCGTGAGCCCCAGATCCTGCTCAACTACCTGGGCCGCCTCGACGGTCTCCCGGCGACCGGGGACACCCTGCCCGCAGACCTGCTGACGGTGCCCGAACCGAACGCGGCAGTCCGCCATGAGCTGACCCTGATCGTCGCGGTGAGCGGCGGCCGACTGCTGACCCAGTGGCGCACCATCGCGGACATCTTCAGCCAACGGGATGTGGCTGAGCTGCAGACGATGTGGCAGACCGCACTGTGCGAGGTGGTTCGATGA